A single Xylanimonas cellulosilytica DSM 15894 DNA region contains:
- a CDS encoding FhaA domain-containing protein gives MGVLDRFEKGVERAMNGAFSKIGRSEVKPVELAGRLRRELDDRAAVMGRDRTVAPNDFTIELSPEDFAQIEAWGAETLADELATNLTEYAASQHYAFVGPVSVSFEEHEELTGGRFQVRSASVRGAVAPATTSAPSTRHPLIDIDGQRYLLTGPVTVIGRDADADIVVDDPGVSRRHLEIRVTPDGVVATDLGSTNGLYVEGHQVPAATLLDGNTLTIGRTRIMFWSGTAATEDW, from the coding sequence ATGGGCGTTCTGGATCGTTTTGAGAAGGGTGTCGAGCGTGCCATGAACGGCGCGTTCTCCAAGATCGGCCGCAGCGAGGTGAAGCCCGTCGAGCTGGCCGGCCGTCTGCGTCGCGAGCTCGACGACCGTGCCGCCGTCATGGGCCGCGACCGCACGGTCGCGCCGAACGACTTCACGATCGAGCTCTCCCCCGAGGACTTCGCGCAGATCGAGGCGTGGGGTGCGGAGACGCTCGCGGACGAGCTGGCCACCAACCTCACCGAGTACGCCGCGAGCCAGCACTACGCGTTCGTCGGCCCGGTGAGCGTCTCCTTCGAGGAGCACGAGGAGCTCACGGGCGGCCGCTTCCAGGTCCGTTCGGCGAGCGTGCGCGGCGCCGTCGCACCGGCGACGACGTCGGCCCCGAGCACCCGCCACCCGCTCATCGACATCGACGGCCAGCGCTACCTGTTGACCGGGCCCGTCACGGTGATCGGCCGTGACGCCGACGCCGACATCGTCGTCGACGACCCCGGCGTCAGCCGCCGGCACCTGGAGATCCGGGTGACGCCCGACGGCGTCGTCGCCACGGACCTCGGCTCCACCAACGGTCTGTACGTCGAGGGGCACCAGGTCCCGGCCGCGACGCTGCTCGACGGGAACACCCTGACGATCGGCCGCACGCGGATCATGTTCTGGTCGGGCACGGCCGCCACCGAGGACTGGTGA
- a CDS encoding peptidase inhibitor family I36 protein, which translates to MRRHLSRSAVAVGIALAGLLASTAPAHAAYSDVPVGSAGLWIAENYLGAPNATYANSVVLTSSNNLINSIVNNGRTSIAHFYDAANHTGVNISLNNPARGGQIRDPKLSNGTDATSANWANRISSADFG; encoded by the coding sequence ATGCGTCGTCACCTCTCCCGCTCGGCTGTCGCCGTCGGGATCGCTCTGGCCGGGCTTCTCGCCAGCACCGCCCCCGCCCACGCGGCGTACTCCGACGTCCCCGTCGGAAGCGCTGGGCTGTGGATCGCGGAGAACTATCTCGGCGCTCCGAATGCCACCTACGCGAACTCGGTCGTGCTGACCAGCTCGAACAACCTCATCAACTCGATCGTCAACAACGGCCGCACGAGCATCGCGCACTTCTACGACGCGGCCAACCACACGGGCGTGAACATCTCACTCAACAACCCCGCGCGCGGCGGCCAGATCCGCGACCCGAAGCTGTCGAACGGCACCGACGCCACGTCGGCGAACTGGGCCAACCGGATCTCCTCGGCCGACTTCGGGTAG
- a CDS encoding peptidoglycan-binding domain-containing protein, translating into MVSPEQVAAQAEPPPPTPVVAALREGYLHGTMTMTATAVSSGVHEVVAPKALDGVVTFSDFAVAGEVQAGSAVVRVNGRPVIVMAGPFPLYRDLTSGDTGDDVLMLQRALVDAGHLRGTPDGVFGARTAAAVRALYRTVGFPAPTTAVAPEPAVAASSATADGEPLVAPVRPATMVRAAELVFTGALPAQVGSVVPVGATVEPGTVLASLTVGATELRADVPPEAIGPLAVGAAATFVGDGGAAGLAQVESITPGQDGQMQVHWSLEGAVAVGTDYVLTVENPAAQDAPTLLAPIAALVSRGGVDTVTVREDDVFREVAVEVLGMQGAVAAIRAQDDAGVLRAGSEVRLV; encoded by the coding sequence ATGGTCTCTCCGGAACAGGTGGCCGCCCAGGCCGAACCGCCGCCCCCGACGCCGGTCGTGGCGGCACTGCGCGAGGGCTACCTGCACGGAACTATGACCATGACGGCCACGGCCGTGAGCAGCGGCGTTCACGAGGTCGTGGCTCCGAAAGCGCTCGACGGGGTCGTGACGTTCAGCGACTTCGCCGTGGCGGGCGAGGTGCAAGCCGGGTCGGCGGTCGTCCGGGTGAACGGACGTCCGGTGATCGTCATGGCGGGGCCGTTCCCGCTGTACCGGGACCTGACCTCGGGTGACACGGGTGACGACGTGCTCATGCTTCAGCGGGCGCTCGTCGACGCCGGACACCTGCGCGGAACCCCGGACGGTGTCTTCGGAGCACGCACCGCAGCCGCCGTCCGCGCCCTCTACAGGACGGTCGGGTTCCCCGCTCCGACCACGGCCGTCGCGCCCGAGCCCGCCGTAGCGGCCTCATCCGCGACGGCGGATGGCGAGCCGCTGGTGGCGCCGGTCCGGCCTGCGACGATGGTGCGAGCAGCGGAGCTGGTGTTCACTGGCGCGCTACCCGCGCAGGTCGGGTCTGTCGTACCGGTCGGGGCCACCGTCGAACCGGGCACGGTGCTGGCGAGCCTCACGGTGGGCGCAACAGAGCTGCGCGCCGATGTGCCACCTGAGGCGATCGGCCCGCTCGCCGTCGGCGCGGCGGCGACGTTCGTTGGTGATGGCGGCGCAGCAGGGTTGGCCCAGGTGGAGTCCATCACGCCGGGTCAGGACGGGCAGATGCAGGTGCACTGGTCCCTCGAGGGTGCCGTGGCGGTCGGGACGGACTACGTCCTGACGGTGGAGAACCCGGCGGCGCAGGATGCGCCTACCCTGCTGGCACCGATCGCGGCCCTGGTGAGTCGCGGCGGTGTGGACACGGTCACCGTGCGTGAGGATGACGTGTTCCGTGAGGTCGCGGTCGAGGTCCTCGGCATGCAGGGCGCTGTCGCCGCGATCCGTGCCCAGGACGACGCCGGCGTGCTGCGCGCGGGGAGCGAGGTGCGCCTTGTCTGA
- a CDS encoding ABC transporter ATP-binding protein/permease — protein sequence MSDQTTGTAPLLRLRDVTRTFGDGTIALDGVSVDVRAGEVVAIVGPSGSGKSTLLNILGLLDTPTEGTVILADTDVGALGDGARSDLRSRDLAFVFQRAHLLSSLSVEENVRLGIEYSPDHGDAHARAIDALRRCGLDDKAAAQARTLSGGEMQRVAIARALVRRARLWLADEPTGNLDTVQSVAIIDELRNHARQAGAALIVVTHEPEIAARLDRTITLRDGRIVCDTGTCLAPVVAASPTRRPRGHGGLARAIRTSTTMLRARTPGSRAGVVATALAVALAVTALGLSQSASAQVTSMFDAQRVAQVTASLSRNADPIDATQIRLDEVRGFPGVTGAELWLQHQQVPLNVGNLAATTADVVETTKTPDKTTGSTIVWAAGAGPELGPGDAILGTGLARRIGLGPIDAGAEVTVAGQRLRVVGLMESTRSGTAAGNAFVAAGSVAALPGSRNATLYVTTAPGAARQVAERLAPLADPFRQTVMEIDPVLGAEAFAGALTESVGASLQVLAVVAAFAGLGTVVFVNLLGITSRTAELGVRRAFGAKRLETAAMVASECAARSFTGAIIGLVVGLTAILAVTITARWEPVLDLRLLAVPLLGALVFGLVGAIAPAIHAARVEPADAVRS from the coding sequence TTGTCTGATCAGACGACAGGCACGGCGCCGCTGCTGAGGCTGCGCGATGTCACGCGCACGTTCGGGGACGGGACGATCGCTCTCGACGGCGTCAGCGTCGACGTGCGCGCGGGCGAGGTGGTGGCCATCGTCGGCCCGTCAGGGTCGGGCAAGTCGACGCTCCTGAACATCCTCGGGCTCCTTGACACCCCGACGGAGGGGACGGTCATCCTCGCCGACACCGACGTCGGCGCGCTCGGCGACGGCGCGCGTTCTGACCTGCGCTCCCGTGATCTCGCGTTCGTGTTCCAGCGCGCCCACCTGCTGTCGAGCCTGTCGGTCGAGGAGAACGTCCGGCTCGGCATCGAGTACTCGCCCGATCATGGCGACGCCCACGCGCGAGCGATCGATGCGCTGCGACGCTGCGGCCTCGACGACAAGGCGGCCGCACAGGCACGGACGCTGTCGGGCGGAGAGATGCAGCGCGTCGCCATCGCGCGCGCACTCGTCCGGCGCGCCCGGCTGTGGCTTGCCGACGAGCCGACGGGGAACCTCGACACCGTCCAGTCCGTCGCGATCATCGACGAGCTGCGCAACCACGCACGACAGGCCGGCGCCGCGCTCATCGTCGTGACCCACGAGCCCGAGATCGCCGCACGCCTCGACCGCACGATCACCCTGCGCGACGGTCGCATCGTCTGCGACACCGGCACCTGTCTGGCGCCCGTCGTGGCGGCGTCGCCGACGCGACGGCCCCGAGGACACGGCGGGCTGGCACGAGCGATCCGCACCAGCACGACCATGCTTCGTGCACGCACGCCCGGCAGCCGCGCCGGAGTCGTCGCGACCGCGCTGGCTGTAGCCCTCGCGGTCACGGCACTCGGTCTGTCGCAGAGCGCGTCCGCGCAGGTCACGAGCATGTTCGATGCTCAACGCGTCGCTCAGGTCACCGCTTCCCTCTCCCGGAACGCCGATCCGATCGACGCGACTCAGATTCGCCTCGACGAGGTACGTGGTTTCCCGGGTGTCACCGGCGCCGAACTGTGGCTCCAGCACCAGCAGGTTCCGCTGAACGTCGGCAACCTCGCAGCCACGACGGCCGACGTCGTCGAGACGACGAAGACACCGGACAAGACGACGGGAAGCACCATCGTCTGGGCCGCCGGCGCTGGACCAGAGCTCGGCCCCGGAGACGCCATCCTCGGCACCGGCCTTGCACGGCGCATCGGGCTGGGCCCGATCGACGCGGGCGCCGAGGTCACTGTGGCCGGGCAGCGCCTGCGCGTCGTCGGGCTCATGGAGTCGACCCGATCCGGCACAGCCGCGGGCAACGCCTTCGTTGCGGCCGGTTCGGTGGCTGCACTGCCCGGGTCCCGCAACGCCACCCTCTACGTGACCACCGCACCGGGCGCCGCTCGACAGGTCGCCGAACGGCTCGCTCCCCTCGCCGATCCCTTCCGGCAGACCGTCATGGAGATCGACCCTGTCCTTGGAGCCGAAGCGTTCGCCGGCGCCCTCACCGAGTCCGTCGGCGCGAGCCTCCAGGTGCTCGCCGTCGTCGCCGCCTTCGCCGGACTCGGCACCGTCGTGTTCGTCAACCTTCTCGGCATCACCTCACGCACGGCAGAGCTCGGCGTGCGCCGTGCCTTCGGAGCCAAACGACTCGAGACCGCCGCAATGGTGGCGAGCGAGTGCGCCGCACGCTCATTCACGGGGGCCATCATCGGTCTCGTCGTCGGCCTCACTGCCATCCTCGCCGTGACGATCACCGCCCGCTGGGAACCCGTGCTCGACCTGCGCCTGCTCGCCGTACCCCTCCTCGGCGCGCTCGTCTTCGGGCTCGTCGGCGCGATCGCACCCGCGATCCACGCCGCCCGGGTGGAGCCCGCCGATGCTGTGCGCTCCTGA
- a CDS encoding RNA polymerase sigma factor: MQDETRDEASFTTAFRASYDDVRAFLARRVDPQAAEDLTAEVFTRAWNTWHRSPIPPQPWLFGIARHLVVDRYRDTERRQRLQSRMENDRPLDLDEARAIDTSLDFRHAWAQLSDRDREVLALIAWDGLSVTDAATVIGTTRAAYSVRLTRARRRLAHLLDQAGPTTASATRCTTVERSRV, from the coding sequence ATGCAGGACGAGACGCGCGACGAGGCGTCGTTCACCACCGCGTTCCGCGCCTCCTACGACGACGTGCGCGCCTTCCTCGCCCGACGCGTCGACCCCCAGGCCGCTGAGGACCTCACCGCCGAGGTCTTCACCCGCGCCTGGAACACCTGGCACCGCTCACCCATCCCGCCCCAGCCCTGGCTCTTCGGCATCGCCCGCCACCTCGTCGTCGACCGTTACCGCGACACGGAGCGACGCCAACGACTCCAGTCCCGCATGGAGAACGATCGCCCACTCGACCTCGACGAAGCGCGAGCCATCGACACGAGCCTCGACTTCCGCCACGCGTGGGCCCAGCTCTCCGACCGAGACCGCGAAGTCCTCGCCCTCATCGCCTGGGACGGACTGTCCGTGACCGACGCTGCCACCGTCATCGGCACGACCCGCGCCGCCTACTCCGTCCGCCTCACACGGGCACGACGCCGACTCGCACACCTGCTCGACCAGGCGGGCCCCACCACCGCGTCCGCCACCAGATGCACGACCGTCGAAAGGAGCCGGGTATGA
- a CDS encoding ATP-binding protein has translation MDRARNPYTPNAGAPPRYFAGRAAEVEDFRILLKRLAAGYTEQSVVVTGLRGVGKTVLLGEYRRIADEESWVAVDAEVSKNTDFGPQMANLARRALLQVSPRARWGDRAKAAAAAVKSFSLTVQPDGSLAGGLDVERAWGKADTGILNEDLADVFEAVGEAAREKDSGVVFLFDEIQFLHKTALEALIGAVHRTVQRRLPVTFAGAGLPQLPGLAGEAKSYAERLFKFPLIGELPEPAARDALVRPARAEGVDYEPAAVDEIIRYTEGYPYFLQEYGRAAWNIAEGPTITASDVALAGEVVDAELDESFFRARAQRSSPEELRYMRAMAELGADAQKAGDVATVLGKASEQVAPIRARLINKGLLFTPRHGYAKFTVPQFDRFMKRYMELDSVPPA, from the coding sequence ATGGATCGTGCTCGGAACCCGTACACGCCCAACGCCGGCGCGCCGCCTCGCTACTTCGCTGGCCGTGCTGCGGAGGTCGAGGACTTCCGCATTCTCCTGAAGCGGCTTGCGGCCGGGTACACGGAACAGTCCGTCGTCGTGACTGGCCTCCGGGGTGTGGGCAAGACGGTCCTGCTTGGGGAGTACCGACGGATCGCCGATGAAGAGAGTTGGGTGGCCGTCGACGCGGAGGTCTCGAAGAACACGGACTTCGGCCCGCAGATGGCGAACCTCGCCCGGCGTGCGCTCCTCCAGGTCTCGCCTCGTGCACGTTGGGGTGATCGAGCGAAGGCCGCCGCCGCCGCGGTGAAGTCCTTCTCGTTGACGGTGCAGCCGGACGGGTCGCTCGCCGGCGGCCTCGACGTCGAGCGCGCCTGGGGCAAGGCCGACACGGGCATCCTGAACGAGGACCTCGCGGACGTCTTCGAGGCGGTCGGCGAGGCCGCAAGAGAGAAGGACTCAGGGGTGGTCTTTCTCTTCGACGAGATCCAGTTTCTCCACAAGACAGCGCTCGAGGCCCTCATCGGCGCCGTGCACCGCACGGTGCAACGACGGCTTCCGGTGACGTTCGCTGGTGCCGGACTGCCGCAGCTTCCCGGGCTGGCGGGCGAGGCCAAGTCGTACGCCGAGCGCCTCTTCAAATTCCCCCTCATCGGGGAGCTGCCCGAGCCGGCAGCACGGGACGCGCTCGTGCGTCCCGCCCGGGCGGAGGGTGTCGACTACGAACCCGCAGCGGTCGACGAGATCATCCGCTACACGGAGGGCTACCCGTACTTCCTCCAGGAGTACGGCCGAGCGGCGTGGAACATCGCCGAAGGGCCGACGATCACCGCGAGCGACGTCGCGCTGGCCGGTGAGGTCGTCGATGCCGAGCTCGACGAGAGCTTCTTCCGGGCGCGAGCCCAGCGGTCGTCTCCGGAGGAGCTCCGGTACATGCGGGCGATGGCCGAGCTGGGTGCGGACGCCCAGAAGGCGGGTGACGTCGCCACGGTGCTCGGCAAGGCTTCCGAGCAGGTCGCGCCGATCCGTGCCCGCCTCATCAACAAGGGACTGCTGTTCACGCCGCGGCACGGGTACGCGAAGTTTACGGTCCCGCAGTTCGACCGGTTCATGAAGCGCTACATGGAGCTCGACTCCGTCCCGCCCGCCTGA
- a CDS encoding DUF488 domain-containing protein, with protein MPADLVLKRIYDEVSPDDGCRVLVDRLWPRGVSKERAALDLWLKEAAPSPELRTAWHHDPARFDEFAEAYRAELATNPAVEQLRELRASHERVTLLFAAHDPEVNHVVVLRDVIVGE; from the coding sequence GTGCCCGCAGACCTGGTCCTGAAGCGCATCTATGACGAGGTGTCGCCCGACGACGGTTGCCGCGTCCTGGTCGACCGGCTGTGGCCGCGCGGGGTGTCGAAGGAGCGGGCGGCGCTCGACCTGTGGCTCAAGGAGGCGGCCCCCTCCCCCGAGCTGCGCACGGCGTGGCACCACGACCCGGCACGGTTCGACGAGTTCGCCGAGGCCTACCGCGCGGAGCTGGCCACGAACCCTGCCGTCGAGCAGCTCCGGGAACTCAGGGCCTCGCACGAGCGGGTGACGCTCCTCTTCGCCGCGCACGACCCGGAGGTCAATCACGTGGTGGTGCTCCGGGACGTCATCGTCGGCGAGTGA
- a CDS encoding NAD(P)H-binding protein, whose protein sequence is MPRQGDDVVAVTGASGRLGTRLALRLAAEGAHQRLIVRDLARVPRLPDGTVLPDADVAVVGSYGDGAAMRRALDGVRVLFLVSARETPDRVAQHLTAVDAAVAAGVERVVYTSFLGAAADAVFTFARDHFATEQHLRRSGLRWTFLRDNLYHHALTTFVGDDGVIRGPAGRGRVASVSHDDVADVATAVLLDERTHAHDARTYELTGPTAITLAEAAATLAELTGRSIRYETETVEQAYASRAHYGAGRAEVEGWVTSYTAIAAGELEHVSDDVARLVGRPARSFADWLDDYPDQWAHLRR, encoded by the coding sequence ATGCCTCGCCAGGGGGACGACGTCGTCGCCGTGACGGGTGCGAGCGGCAGGCTCGGCACCCGCCTCGCGCTGCGCCTTGCCGCCGAGGGCGCACACCAGCGCCTGATCGTCCGTGACCTCGCCCGGGTGCCGCGCCTCCCGGACGGCACGGTGCTCCCCGACGCCGACGTCGCCGTCGTCGGGTCCTATGGCGACGGCGCGGCGATGCGCCGGGCGCTCGACGGCGTGCGCGTGCTGTTCCTGGTGAGCGCGCGCGAGACGCCCGACCGTGTCGCCCAGCACCTGACCGCCGTCGACGCCGCGGTGGCGGCGGGGGTCGAGCGCGTCGTCTACACCTCGTTCTTGGGAGCGGCCGCCGACGCCGTCTTCACCTTCGCGCGCGACCACTTCGCCACCGAGCAGCATCTGCGCAGGTCAGGGCTGCGGTGGACGTTCCTGCGCGACAATCTGTACCACCACGCCCTGACCACGTTCGTCGGGGACGACGGCGTGATCCGCGGCCCCGCCGGCCGCGGCCGGGTCGCGTCCGTCTCGCACGACGACGTCGCCGACGTCGCCACCGCCGTCCTGCTGGACGAACGCACGCACGCGCACGACGCCCGCACCTACGAGCTCACGGGCCCGACGGCGATCACGCTCGCGGAGGCCGCCGCCACGCTGGCCGAGCTCACGGGCCGCTCGATCCGGTACGAGACCGAGACGGTGGAGCAGGCCTACGCGTCGCGGGCGCACTACGGCGCCGGGCGCGCGGAGGTCGAGGGCTGGGTGACCAGCTACACCGCCATCGCGGCGGGCGAGCTGGAGCACGTGTCCGACGACGTCGCCCGCCTGGTGGGCCGCCCGGCCCGCTCGTTCGCGGACTGGCTGGACGACTACCCGGACCAGTGGGCGCACCTGCGGCGCTGA
- a CDS encoding low molecular weight protein-tyrosine-phosphatase, whose amino-acid sequence MTVPYRVMIVCTGNICRSPMAEIVLREAFAAGGLDGAVVVDSTGVSGEEQGNPVDDRARRVLTAFGYPGGDAHTARRVASSELAERDLVLAMTAHHARALRRLAGSEPAGELSAPAADGPEIRMFRSFDPEAPVLSDGDGEHLLDVEDPWYGGADDFEVCLREIEAATPGIVAYVRDRLAAR is encoded by the coding sequence ATGACCGTGCCCTACCGCGTGATGATCGTGTGCACCGGCAACATCTGCCGTTCGCCGATGGCCGAGATCGTGCTCCGCGAGGCGTTCGCCGCCGGTGGTCTGGACGGCGCCGTCGTCGTCGACTCCACCGGCGTCTCCGGCGAGGAGCAGGGCAACCCGGTGGACGACCGTGCGCGCCGGGTGCTCACCGCGTTCGGATACCCCGGCGGCGACGCGCACACGGCCCGCCGGGTCGCGTCGTCGGAGCTGGCCGAGCGGGACCTGGTGCTCGCCATGACCGCCCACCACGCGCGCGCCCTGCGCCGGCTGGCCGGGAGCGAGCCCGCCGGGGAGCTCTCCGCACCGGCCGCCGACGGCCCCGAGATCCGCATGTTCCGGTCCTTCGACCCCGAGGCGCCCGTGCTCTCCGACGGCGACGGCGAGCACCTGCTCGACGTCGAGGACCCCTGGTACGGCGGAGCGGACGACTTCGAGGTGTGCCTGCGCGAGATCGAGGCGGCGACACCGGGGATCGTGGCGTACGTGCGGGACCGGCTCGCCGCCCGGTAA
- a CDS encoding GNAT family N-acetyltransferase, which yields MGYTVRRVRAQEWEAVRALRLEALQDPVAPLAFLTSHEFEAAHVDDFWKQRTSAAASGGSVAQFVVADDDGRWVGSATGLLEEPGTDDYAHHGVEQRQVHVVGVWLHPEHRGRGLIQQAIDAVVGWGREHGALRARLYVHADNPRAQAAYLKAGFERTGLTFESKVGPEVELAKPL from the coding sequence ATGGGGTACACGGTGCGGCGCGTGCGCGCGCAGGAGTGGGAAGCCGTCCGAGCGCTGCGCCTCGAGGCGTTGCAGGACCCGGTGGCCCCGCTCGCCTTCCTGACCAGCCACGAGTTCGAGGCCGCGCACGTCGACGACTTCTGGAAGCAGCGGACGAGCGCCGCCGCGTCCGGAGGGTCCGTCGCACAGTTCGTGGTGGCCGACGACGACGGACGCTGGGTCGGGTCCGCGACCGGTCTGCTGGAGGAACCCGGCACCGACGACTACGCCCACCATGGCGTCGAGCAACGACAGGTCCACGTCGTCGGCGTCTGGCTGCACCCCGAGCACCGCGGACGCGGGCTCATCCAGCAGGCGATCGACGCCGTCGTCGGCTGGGGGCGCGAGCACGGGGCCCTGCGGGCACGGCTGTACGTGCACGCCGACAACCCGCGGGCGCAGGCCGCCTACCTCAAAGCGGGTTTCGAACGAACCGGGCTGACGTTCGAGAGCAAGGTCGGGCCCGAGGTGGAGCTGGCGAAGCCGCTCTGA
- a CDS encoding alpha/beta hydrolase: protein MSATPPEQTWLPDVLPGFEQLTLPLADDDEGEVVATLVRRERPGPTDAGVDLLYVHGWIDYFHQVHVADLFEGLGIRFHALDLRKYGRSLRDHQTPGYVSDLRTYDEELEAALAVLGHGEGGATDRKLLLMGHSTGGLTLPLWADRHPGRADALILNAPWLEFQTRYLGRRVLEGPVRAQAAVAPRSHLVNVDQGFYARTISRRFEGEWDYDERWRPDLGWRATPAWLAAVFSGHERVAQGLHIDVPILVLLSARSTPPVRWSEDLKRTDSVLDVPGIMRRVPNLGTLVTLARFEGALHDVTLSERAVRDQVWREITRWVGAYVTPPAPAPEPRRPWWHRFWPAP, encoded by the coding sequence GTGAGCGCAACCCCGCCCGAGCAGACCTGGCTCCCCGACGTCCTGCCGGGTTTCGAGCAGCTCACGCTCCCGCTCGCCGACGACGACGAGGGCGAGGTCGTCGCGACCCTCGTCCGCCGCGAGCGCCCCGGCCCTACCGACGCCGGTGTGGACCTCCTCTACGTGCACGGCTGGATCGACTACTTCCACCAGGTGCATGTCGCGGACCTCTTCGAAGGGCTGGGCATCCGTTTCCATGCCCTGGACCTGCGGAAGTACGGGCGCAGCCTGCGTGACCACCAGACCCCGGGCTACGTCTCCGACCTGCGCACCTACGACGAGGAGCTGGAGGCGGCCCTCGCGGTGCTCGGCCACGGCGAGGGTGGCGCGACGGACCGCAAGCTGCTGCTCATGGGCCATTCCACGGGCGGTCTCACCCTCCCGCTGTGGGCGGACCGGCATCCGGGTCGCGCCGACGCCCTGATCCTCAACGCCCCGTGGTTGGAGTTCCAGACCCGCTACCTGGGCCGCCGGGTGCTGGAGGGCCCGGTGCGCGCGCAGGCGGCGGTGGCGCCGCGCAGCCACCTGGTCAACGTCGACCAGGGCTTCTACGCCCGCACGATCTCGCGCCGGTTCGAGGGGGAGTGGGACTACGACGAGCGGTGGCGCCCCGACCTGGGGTGGCGGGCCACCCCGGCGTGGCTCGCGGCCGTGTTCAGCGGGCACGAGCGCGTCGCGCAGGGCCTGCACATCGACGTGCCGATCCTGGTGCTGCTGTCTGCGCGATCGACGCCGCCGGTGCGGTGGTCGGAGGACCTCAAGCGGACCGACTCGGTGCTCGACGTCCCGGGCATCATGCGGCGCGTGCCGAACCTGGGCACGCTGGTCACGCTCGCCCGGTTCGAGGGCGCGTTGCACGACGTGACCCTGTCGGAGCGGGCCGTCCGCGACCAGGTCTGGCGCGAGATCACGCGCTGGGTGGGCGCCTACGTCACGCCGCCAGCACCGGCACCAGAGCCAAGGCGCCCGTGGTGGCACCGGTTCTGGCCCGCCCCGTGA
- a CDS encoding Nif3-like dinuclear metal center hexameric protein, which translates to MTTAADVVAALQSALPAAPRPVTVDQFLDGDPATPVTGVAVTTTATFDVLLAAVEAGANLVITHEPLYYDHHDAARDDLEAEEDPVYSRKRALVQDHSLVVWHLHDQQHDTRPDGVDAATTAELGWTLDPADAAQGISTATIDPTTLGALALHVARTLGAQALRYIGDPSAVVTRVGLDLGFRGFGRNRALLRRADVDVAICGELHEWESGGYAVDAVATGVATGLIAVGHVPSEQAGMRAVAAWLPGVLAAAGHAVPVVHVPTPDTFRAL; encoded by the coding sequence GTGACCACCGCCGCCGACGTCGTCGCCGCCCTCCAGTCCGCTCTGCCTGCCGCGCCGCGGCCCGTCACCGTGGACCAGTTCCTCGACGGCGACCCGGCCACGCCGGTCACCGGAGTCGCGGTCACGACGACGGCCACGTTCGACGTGCTGCTGGCGGCCGTCGAGGCCGGGGCGAACCTCGTCATCACCCACGAGCCGCTGTACTACGACCACCACGACGCCGCCCGCGACGATCTCGAGGCCGAGGAAGATCCCGTGTACAGCCGGAAGCGTGCCCTTGTACAGGACCACTCCCTCGTCGTCTGGCACCTGCACGACCAGCAGCACGACACCCGCCCCGACGGCGTCGACGCCGCCACCACGGCGGAGCTCGGCTGGACGCTGGACCCCGCGGACGCGGCGCAGGGGATCAGCACGGCCACCATCGACCCCACCACGCTGGGAGCGTTGGCCCTGCACGTCGCCCGGACGCTCGGCGCCCAGGCGCTGCGGTACATCGGCGACCCTTCCGCCGTCGTCACCCGCGTCGGCCTCGACCTCGGGTTCCGCGGCTTCGGCCGCAACCGCGCCCTGCTGCGTCGTGCCGACGTCGACGTCGCGATCTGCGGCGAGCTGCACGAGTGGGAGTCGGGCGGCTACGCGGTCGACGCCGTCGCGACGGGGGTGGCCACGGGGCTCATCGCCGTCGGGCACGTGCCCAGCGAGCAGGCCGGCATGCGCGCCGTCGCGGCCTGGCTGCCCGGCGTCCTGGCGGCAGCCGGGCACGCCGTCCCCGTCGTCCACGTGCCGACGCCGGACACCTTCCGCGCGCTCTGA